Proteins from a single region of Runella sp. SP2:
- a CDS encoding MFS transporter codes for MIQKTATLYRNAYGGMSREIWLLAAVMLINRSGTMVIPFMSVYLTQSLHFTLSDAGLVVSCAGAGGILGVYLGGKLTDKLGHYYVQLFSLALGGMTFFVLMHMRTIPTLCVTAFFLNLVGEGFRPANSTSIAFYSTPENRTRAYALNRLAINVGWAIGPALGGIFATIGYKYLFIADGITNVSAALFLLLLVKNRNKATEEQKHTEREVPINQSAFRDGVFMRMLVFTVLFAICFMTFFSIVPVFWRSELKIKEVYIGLLLGMNGVLVAAIEMLLIYRIERLRSKLTFIGWGVLLCGLAYLFFVLFPGMVWILPVAVVTITFSEMLAMPFLNSLTIERSTPQNRGQYSALYSMCYSVAQVTAPILGGQIATRFGFYTLWGVLVAVSVASYLGFRWVESLMEERSRVLS; via the coding sequence ATGATACAAAAAACAGCCACACTTTATCGAAATGCGTACGGCGGGATGTCGCGCGAAATATGGTTGCTTGCTGCCGTGATGCTCATCAACCGCTCGGGGACGATGGTCATTCCCTTCATGAGCGTTTACCTGACTCAATCACTGCATTTTACGCTTTCCGACGCGGGGCTGGTCGTAAGCTGCGCGGGTGCGGGAGGTATTTTGGGTGTCTATTTGGGAGGGAAACTGACCGATAAACTCGGCCATTATTACGTGCAATTATTCAGTTTGGCGCTGGGGGGAATGACATTTTTTGTGTTGATGCACATGCGCACAATTCCTACCCTTTGCGTTACGGCCTTCTTTCTCAATTTGGTGGGAGAGGGGTTTCGTCCCGCCAATTCCACCTCCATTGCCTTTTACAGTACGCCCGAAAACCGAACGCGGGCGTACGCGCTCAACCGTTTGGCTATCAACGTCGGCTGGGCGATAGGGCCTGCTTTGGGCGGAATTTTTGCAACGATTGGCTATAAGTACCTCTTTATTGCGGATGGCATCACCAACGTATCAGCAGCCTTGTTTTTACTGTTGTTGGTAAAAAATAGAAACAAAGCTACCGAAGAGCAAAAACATACCGAGCGAGAAGTGCCCATTAATCAATCAGCTTTTCGCGACGGAGTTTTTATGCGGATGTTGGTTTTTACGGTGCTTTTTGCCATTTGTTTTATGACATTTTTCAGCATCGTTCCCGTTTTTTGGCGTTCTGAGTTGAAAATCAAGGAAGTGTATATTGGATTGTTGCTGGGAATGAACGGGGTACTGGTAGCTGCCATCGAAATGCTGTTGATTTACCGAATTGAACGACTCCGTTCCAAACTGACCTTTATTGGCTGGGGAGTGTTGTTGTGCGGTTTGGCCTACTTATTTTTCGTTCTTTTCCCTGGAATGGTGTGGATTCTGCCCGTGGCGGTTGTCACCATTACGTTTAGCGAAATGCTGGCGATGCCGTTTTTGAATTCCCTCACCATTGAGCGCTCAACTCCCCAAAATCGCGGACAATATTCGGCTTTGTATTCAATGTGCTACTCTGTGGCGCAGGTAACGGCTCCCATATTGGGTGGACAAATCGCTACTCGTTTTGGGTTTTATACACTTTGGGGCGTGTTGGTAGCGGTATCGGTAGCGAGTTATCTGGGATTTCGGTGGGTAGAGTCGTTGATGGAAGAACGAAGCCGTGTGCTTTCTTAA
- a CDS encoding PspC domain-containing protein, producing the protein METNRLYRIKNQAAIGGVAAGLAHYFDIDRSIVRILFVLAFFFAAGVPVVFIYVLLWAFLPKAMMEEKPIHVIRLQN; encoded by the coding sequence ATGGAAACTAACAGATTGTACCGCATAAAAAATCAAGCCGCCATCGGTGGTGTAGCCGCAGGTTTAGCGCATTATTTCGACATCGACCGTTCGATTGTTCGTATTTTGTTTGTGCTTGCGTTTTTCTTTGCTGCAGGCGTACCTGTCGTCTTTATTTATGTGCTTTTATGGGCATTTTTGCCCAAAGCCATGATGGAAGAGAAGCCTATCCACGTGATTAGGTTGCAAAATTAA
- a CDS encoding Uma2 family endonuclease — MSAVEKILSPDDYLQWERAAEFKSEYHRGTITLMAGASRNHNRVSANLSVEIGVRLKNSRCQHFSQDFRLWIPTEEFYTYPDLTIVCGKLELLDDQFDTMLNPTTIIEVLSKSTAQYDRSEKFEYYRSIPSFKEYVLIDSERVKVEVWQKLESPNVWALVHETRRLDDSIQLMMLPSAISLQDIYAQTVGLLHING, encoded by the coding sequence ATGTCTGCCGTTGAAAAAATACTCTCGCCCGATGATTATTTGCAATGGGAACGCGCTGCTGAATTCAAAAGTGAGTACCATCGAGGTACAATCACGTTGATGGCGGGGGCGTCACGCAATCATAATCGTGTGAGCGCAAATTTAAGCGTAGAGATAGGAGTTCGCCTCAAGAACTCTCGTTGCCAGCATTTTTCTCAAGACTTTCGGCTATGGATCCCTACCGAAGAATTTTACACCTACCCCGATTTAACGATTGTTTGTGGAAAGCTTGAGCTGCTCGATGACCAGTTTGACACCATGCTCAATCCCACGACCATCATTGAGGTTTTGTCTAAAAGTACAGCGCAATACGACAGAAGCGAAAAATTTGAATACTACCGCAGCATCCCCTCTTTTAAGGAATACGTCCTCATTGATTCAGAGCGAGTTAAAGTAGAAGTATGGCAAAAATTAGAATCACCTAACGTATGGGCATTGGTGCACGAAACGCGCCGTTTGGACGATTCTATTCAGTTAATGATGCTACCATCAGCCATTTCGCTCCAAGATATTTATGCCCAAACGGTGGGGCTTTTACACATCAACGGTTAA
- the thrA gene encoding bifunctional aspartate kinase/homoserine dehydrogenase I encodes MKVLKFGGTSCGTVESIQQVIQILQDNIAKGERIAVVYSAMGGVTNKLIEIGRMASTGNTDYYDALKALEERHFTAVRGLIDIKSQSSSIAKVRGLVNELEDLLKGISLIRELSTRTLDLLMSFGERLSTTIITEALKARGVNAEFCDARTLIRTNNHFSYAEVDFEVTNAQIKAHFAKTDALLCITGFIGSTEDGITTTLGRGGSDYTGSIFGAALDAEVIEIWTDVDGMMTADPRKVSNAFTIPTITYAEAMELSHFGAKVIYPPSLQPAFAKNIPIKVLNTFNTASEGTTVHNTALETPYAITGISSIDDIALVNVQGSGMIGVAGVSARLFSAMSRNKISVILISQASSEHSICFAIDPKNAERAKDVLDQEFAVEINAGDIDRDGIQIQRNVSIIAIVGEGMRRSTGVSGKLFTALGKNGINVIATAQGSSELNISVVIQKNDLSKALNAIHGVFFQSEVRTLNLFVVGTGLIGSTFLKQLAAQSDYLAKEKLLKVNVVGLARSKKMWLNPEGISLQNWQEELDENGKTTSLSAFVQRIREFNLPNSVFIDCTSDKDIIQYYFPLLDASVSVVTPNKVANSSSYAEYRRLQQTAVRKGVKFLYETNVGAGLPIINTIQGLMSSGDKFVKIEAILSGTLSFIFNSFVEGTRFVDIVGEAKEKGYTEPDPRDDLSGLDVARKILILARETGIALEMSDIQIAPILPENCLQAPTVDAFFKEVEGSDAYFANLLNEAVAKGEKLRYIATLENGKATLQLRTVDADHPFYSLSGADNIVSFTTERYNTRPLVVKGPGAGAEVTASGVFADVMSISSYLA; translated from the coding sequence ATGAAAGTCCTCAAGTTTGGCGGCACTTCGTGCGGCACAGTCGAAAGTATCCAGCAAGTCATCCAGATTTTACAAGATAATATTGCAAAAGGCGAACGCATTGCCGTGGTGTACTCGGCAATGGGGGGCGTCACGAATAAACTGATTGAAATCGGGCGCATGGCGTCCACGGGAAATACCGATTATTATGATGCACTCAAAGCCCTCGAAGAACGCCACTTTACGGCCGTACGCGGGTTGATTGATATTAAAAGCCAGAGTAGTTCTATTGCAAAAGTGCGCGGATTGGTCAATGAATTGGAAGATTTGTTGAAAGGGATTTCGCTGATTCGTGAGCTATCGACGCGCACGCTCGACTTGTTGATGTCGTTTGGCGAACGCCTATCGACGACCATCATTACCGAAGCCCTCAAGGCACGCGGTGTAAACGCGGAGTTTTGTGATGCGCGCACGCTCATTCGTACCAATAATCACTTTAGCTACGCCGAAGTAGATTTTGAGGTAACCAATGCCCAAATCAAAGCGCATTTTGCCAAAACTGACGCCTTGTTGTGCATCACGGGCTTTATTGGCTCTACCGAAGACGGAATCACGACGACCCTCGGCCGCGGAGGTTCTGATTATACAGGCTCGATTTTTGGGGCGGCATTGGACGCCGAAGTGATTGAAATTTGGACGGACGTGGACGGAATGATGACCGCCGACCCGCGCAAGGTGTCAAACGCCTTCACGATTCCAACCATTACGTACGCCGAAGCGATGGAGTTAAGCCACTTTGGGGCAAAAGTGATTTATCCGCCGAGCTTACAACCTGCCTTTGCCAAGAACATTCCGATTAAAGTTCTCAATACGTTTAACACGGCTTCGGAAGGAACTACCGTGCACAACACGGCCCTAGAAACGCCCTACGCCATTACGGGGATTAGTTCGATTGACGACATCGCGTTGGTCAACGTCCAAGGAAGTGGGATGATTGGGGTGGCTGGGGTGTCGGCTCGCTTGTTTTCGGCCATGTCGCGCAATAAAATCAGCGTGATTTTGATTTCGCAGGCGTCGTCGGAGCACTCAATCTGCTTTGCGATTGACCCAAAAAATGCTGAACGAGCCAAAGATGTTCTCGACCAAGAGTTTGCGGTTGAAATTAACGCAGGCGACATCGACCGCGACGGTATTCAGATCCAACGCAACGTTTCCATCATCGCGATTGTGGGTGAAGGAATGCGCCGTAGTACGGGGGTATCGGGTAAATTGTTTACCGCCCTTGGTAAAAACGGCATCAACGTGATTGCAACTGCCCAAGGCTCTTCGGAGTTGAATATTTCGGTGGTAATTCAGAAAAACGACCTTTCGAAGGCACTTAACGCCATTCACGGAGTATTTTTCCAGTCGGAAGTACGAACGCTCAATTTGTTTGTCGTAGGTACGGGCTTAATTGGAAGTACATTTTTGAAACAACTTGCGGCGCAATCGGATTATTTGGCCAAAGAAAAGTTGTTGAAAGTCAATGTGGTAGGGTTGGCGCGTAGTAAAAAAATGTGGCTTAATCCCGAAGGAATAAGCTTGCAAAATTGGCAAGAAGAACTGGACGAAAACGGTAAAACGACCAGCCTTTCGGCCTTTGTTCAACGCATTCGGGAGTTCAACTTACCCAACAGCGTTTTCATAGATTGTACGTCTGACAAAGACATTATTCAATATTATTTCCCGTTGCTCGATGCGAGCGTGTCGGTAGTAACGCCCAACAAAGTGGCTAATTCGAGCAGCTACGCGGAGTACCGTCGTTTGCAACAAACGGCCGTTCGGAAGGGTGTTAAGTTTTTGTACGAAACCAACGTAGGTGCTGGTTTGCCCATCATCAACACGATTCAAGGGTTGATGTCGAGTGGGGATAAGTTTGTCAAAATTGAGGCGATTTTATCAGGAACGTTGTCGTTTATCTTCAACAGTTTTGTGGAAGGTACTCGTTTTGTGGACATCGTTGGTGAGGCCAAAGAAAAAGGTTACACCGAACCCGACCCACGCGACGATTTGAGTGGCTTGGACGTAGCGCGCAAAATCTTGATTTTGGCACGGGAAACGGGCATTGCACTCGAAATGAGCGATATTCAAATTGCCCCAATTTTGCCCGAAAACTGTTTACAAGCGCCCACCGTCGATGCGTTTTTTAAGGAAGTAGAAGGTTCGGATGCGTATTTCGCGAATTTGCTCAACGAGGCCGTCGCCAAAGGTGAAAAGCTTCGCTACATTGCCACCCTCGAAAATGGCAAAGCCACGCTTCAACTTCGCACGGTGGATGCTGACCATCCGTTTTATTCGCTTTCAGGTGCCGACAACATCGTCTCGTTTACAACTGAGCGTTATAACACCCGCCCGCTCGTGGTGAAAGGCCCAGGTGCAGGGGCAGAAGTAACGGCCTCTGGTGTGTTTGCCGACGTAATGAGTATCAGTAGTTATTTGGCGTAA
- a CDS encoding DUF6141 family protein: protein MQDKILFHEKQKFTQWWLWVILLGVGFIFVGTFLMQIIGGTPLGDNPLSNEGYVIGLFIMAFFLAFFYYLELETIIKPSGIYVRFFPFHLSFKHYPWGSIRKCYVKQYSPIGDFGGWGVRISLFGKGTAYNVDGDYGLQLEFLTPKKLLIGTQKPQELTEALDRAKL, encoded by the coding sequence ATGCAAGACAAAATCCTTTTTCACGAAAAACAAAAATTTACCCAATGGTGGCTTTGGGTGATTCTTTTGGGGGTTGGTTTTATCTTTGTTGGTACCTTTTTGATGCAAATAATAGGCGGTACTCCACTCGGAGACAATCCATTGAGCAACGAAGGGTACGTAATTGGCCTCTTTATTATGGCGTTTTTTCTTGCTTTTTTCTATTATTTAGAACTCGAAACCATCATTAAACCAAGCGGAATTTACGTACGCTTTTTCCCATTTCATCTTTCATTTAAACATTACCCTTGGGGTTCAATACGTAAATGCTACGTAAAACAATACTCTCCCATTGGGGATTTTGGAGGTTGGGGAGTTCGAATTAGCCTATTTGGAAAAGGAACAGCCTACAACGTAGATGGCGATTATGGGCTCCAACTTGAATTTTTAACTCCTAAAAAGCTCCTAATTGGGACTCAAAAACCCCAAGAACTAACAGAAGCACTCGACCGAGCAAAGCTATAA
- a CDS encoding HPP family protein, producing the protein MVKSKIRRGYRIAKYIVYKETLVDSVENFWSFTGAFLGIGLIALLQTTLSDADNLFLIGSFGASSVLIFGAIQSPLAQPRNLVGGHIISAILGVTIFQVFPNIIWLTAPLAVSLSILCMQVTKTLHPPGGATALIAVIGSEKIKHLGYWFVLSPVASGVFILLVVALIFNNLTPRRKYSTSRRFSRTFPWAAYTTKKILKRMKREAVTS; encoded by the coding sequence ATGGTAAAGTCAAAAATTAGAAGAGGCTACAGAATAGCCAAGTACATTGTATATAAAGAAACGCTGGTTGATTCGGTCGAAAATTTTTGGTCGTTTACTGGTGCTTTTTTAGGAATTGGACTCATTGCACTCTTGCAAACAACCCTTTCCGACGCCGATAATTTGTTTTTAATCGGGTCGTTTGGCGCCTCCTCCGTTTTGATTTTTGGAGCTATTCAAAGTCCATTGGCGCAGCCTCGCAACTTAGTTGGTGGACATATTATCTCGGCTATTTTAGGTGTAACAATCTTTCAAGTATTCCCCAATATCATCTGGCTGACAGCCCCTTTGGCAGTTTCTTTATCCATCCTGTGTATGCAAGTCACCAAGACCTTGCACCCACCTGGTGGCGCCACAGCATTGATTGCGGTCATTGGTTCAGAAAAAATCAAGCACTTGGGTTATTGGTTTGTTTTATCGCCCGTCGCTTCGGGTGTGTTTATTCTGTTGGTAGTAGCGCTTATTTTTAACAATCTTACCCCTCGTCGCAAGTATTCTACAAGCCGTCGTTTTTCGAGGACTTTTCCATGGGCAGCTTATACCACAAAAAAAATCCTGAAAAGAATGAAAAGAGAGGCTGTAACAAGCTAA
- a CDS encoding class I SAM-dependent methyltransferase, translating to MKDLILQAYEQMAVKYSELIEYKPHNAHYDRPNTLSLLPDVTGKKVLDAACGPGKYAELLLAQGAEVTGFDLSPTMISLAKQRNPQHQDSFYVHDLATPFEQLSNGSFDIVLCALALHYLPDWTLTIQEFCRVLTPQGLLVVSIEHPFFEYNYFKSTNYFDVEHVKCVWKGFGQSVEINSFRRPLNECIAPLTDNGFYIDKLVEPKPTPEFEALDPKHFKELNEFPAFMCIRAVKK from the coding sequence ATGAAAGACCTCATTTTACAGGCCTACGAACAAATGGCTGTCAAATACAGCGAACTAATTGAATACAAGCCCCATAACGCGCACTACGACCGTCCTAATACACTTAGTTTACTGCCCGATGTGACAGGTAAGAAGGTTTTAGATGCAGCCTGTGGTCCAGGAAAATACGCCGAGCTGCTGCTGGCACAAGGTGCTGAAGTGACGGGATTTGACCTCAGTCCTACGATGATTTCTTTGGCCAAACAACGCAATCCCCAGCACCAAGACAGCTTCTACGTTCATGACCTGGCCACGCCCTTCGAGCAACTCTCCAATGGCTCGTTCGATATTGTTCTTTGTGCCTTAGCTTTGCATTATCTGCCTGATTGGACGCTTACGATACAAGAATTTTGCCGTGTCTTAACGCCTCAAGGGCTCCTTGTGGTATCGATAGAGCACCCGTTTTTTGAGTACAATTATTTCAAATCGACCAACTATTTTGACGTTGAGCACGTCAAATGTGTTTGGAAAGGGTTTGGGCAATCTGTGGAAATCAACAGTTTTCGACGACCTCTAAACGAGTGCATCGCCCCGTTAACCGACAATGGTTTTTACATTGATAAACTCGTAGAACCCAAACCCACCCCCGAGTTTGAAGCCCTCGACCCCAAGCATTTCAAGGAGCTCAATGAGTTCCCCGCTTTTATGTGTATTCGTGCCGTAAAAAAATAG